The following proteins are encoded in a genomic region of Haloarcula salinisoli:
- the prf1 gene encoding peptide chain release factor aRF-1 yields MSEQEQEQSDKQKYEFKKVIEELKGYEGSGTQLVSIYVPEDKLLSDVVAHVTQEHSEASNIKSKATRTAVQDALTSLKDRLRYYDHYPPENGMVLFSGAIDSGGGRTNMVTKVLESPPDPIESFRYHCDSAFLTEPLENMLADKGLFGLVVLDRREANVGWLKGKRVEPVKSASSLVPGKQRKGGQSAQRFARLRLEAIDNFYQEVAGMANDLMVPDRHEMDGVLVGGPSPTKDEFLDGDYLHHELQDMVLGKFDIAYTDESGLYDIVDAAEDVLEEHEMLQDKQVMEEFFKQLHDGDKATYGFDQTRQNLNMGAVEELLISEDLRKDVVAYTCENGHDEYELVDSSKTTPDHDCTRCGASVDAEDGEREDAIDHLMQLADQRGTETVFISTDFEKGEQLQTAFGGVAGLLRYSTGV; encoded by the coding sequence ATGAGTGAGCAGGAACAGGAGCAATCTGACAAACAGAAGTACGAGTTCAAGAAGGTCATCGAGGAACTCAAGGGATACGAGGGGTCAGGCACCCAGCTCGTCTCTATCTACGTGCCCGAGGACAAACTCCTCAGCGACGTCGTCGCCCACGTCACACAGGAGCACTCCGAAGCCTCGAACATCAAATCGAAGGCCACCCGGACTGCGGTCCAGGACGCGCTGACGTCGCTCAAGGACCGGCTGCGCTACTACGACCACTACCCGCCCGAAAACGGGATGGTGCTGTTTTCCGGGGCCATCGACAGCGGCGGCGGCCGGACCAACATGGTCACCAAAGTGCTGGAATCGCCGCCCGACCCCATCGAGTCGTTCCGCTACCACTGTGACTCGGCCTTTCTCACCGAGCCACTGGAGAATATGCTGGCCGACAAGGGACTCTTTGGCCTCGTCGTGCTGGACCGGCGCGAGGCCAACGTCGGCTGGCTGAAGGGCAAACGGGTCGAGCCCGTCAAGTCCGCCTCCTCGCTGGTGCCGGGCAAGCAGCGCAAAGGTGGTCAGTCCGCCCAGCGTTTCGCCCGCCTGCGCCTGGAGGCCATCGACAACTTCTACCAGGAGGTCGCCGGCATGGCCAACGACCTGATGGTCCCGGACCGCCACGAGATGGACGGCGTCCTCGTGGGCGGCCCCTCACCGACCAAAGACGAGTTCCTCGACGGCGACTACCTCCACCACGAGCTCCAGGACATGGTGCTGGGGAAGTTCGACATCGCCTACACCGACGAGTCCGGGCTGTACGACATCGTCGACGCCGCGGAGGACGTCCTCGAAGAACACGAGATGCTCCAGGACAAGCAGGTCATGGAGGAGTTCTTCAAGCAGCTCCACGACGGGGACAAGGCCACCTACGGCTTCGACCAGACCCGCCAGAACCTGAACATGGGCGCCGTAGAGGAGCTGCTCATCTCCGAGGACCTCCGGAAGGACGTCGTCGCCTACACCTGCGAGAACGGCCACGACGAGTACGAGCTCGTCGACAGCTCGAAGACGACACCCGACCACGACTGTACCCGCTGTGGCGCCTCGGTCGACGCCGAGGACGGCGAACGCGAGGACGCCATCGACCACCTGA
- a CDS encoding MinD/ParA family ATP-binding protein has product MAGYVCTIAGGKGGVGKTTTAVNVGAGLQELGYDVAVVDADLGMANLGSMLAVEPEKSVHEILAGDAAVSEALTDAPGGLTVIAGEQSLDAFADADPAKLRKVIKTLRAAYDVVIIDTGAGLSHEVAVPLGLADGIVLVTTPDEVAVGDTVKTAQLADRIDGNVIGGLITRVTRHTDVADINERFEFPLLAVIPDDPQATHEEPLVRNEPDSPAADAYLRLTDALEGVFFKGDTAAADLDTIVDDAWFLDEAEAAADDEDADEESSGGVFGLFN; this is encoded by the coding sequence ATGGCGGGGTATGTTTGTACCATCGCAGGCGGGAAAGGCGGGGTCGGCAAGACCACGACTGCTGTCAACGTCGGCGCGGGACTGCAGGAACTCGGCTACGACGTCGCGGTGGTCGATGCCGACCTCGGGATGGCCAATCTGGGTTCGATGCTGGCGGTCGAACCCGAGAAGAGCGTCCACGAGATTCTGGCCGGCGACGCGGCCGTCAGCGAGGCGCTGACCGACGCTCCCGGCGGGCTGACCGTCATCGCCGGCGAGCAGTCGCTGGACGCCTTCGCCGACGCCGACCCGGCGAAGCTCCGCAAGGTCATCAAGACGCTCCGGGCCGCCTACGACGTCGTCATCATCGACACGGGCGCCGGGCTGAGCCACGAGGTCGCGGTCCCGCTGGGGCTCGCGGACGGCATCGTCCTCGTCACCACCCCCGACGAGGTCGCCGTCGGCGACACGGTCAAGACCGCCCAGCTCGCCGACCGCATCGACGGCAACGTCATCGGCGGGCTCATCACCCGCGTCACCCGTCACACGGACGTCGCCGACATCAACGAGCGCTTCGAGTTCCCGCTGCTTGCGGTCATCCCCGACGACCCGCAGGCGACCCACGAGGAGCCCCTGGTCCGCAACGAGCCCGACAGCCCCGCCGCGGACGCCTATCTCCGCCTGACCGACGCGCTGGAGGGCGTGTTCTTCAAGGGCGACACCGCCGCGGCCGACCTCGACACCATCGTCGACGACGCCTGGTTCCTCGACGAGGCGGAGGCGGCAGCCGACGACGAGGACGCCGACGAGGAGAGCTCCGGCGGCGTCTTCGGGCTGTTCAACTAG
- the argS gene encoding arginine--tRNA ligase, producing MFRQLRSEAEDALRSALTALDLPTEDLGIEEPPEDVEAVLASSAAFRLAGEMGAPPPKVAADIADAIDADDLDYVSAVTTQGPYVNFLPGDAYFAQTLGAATDGNYGRLPDRDTSVVVEHTSANPTGPVHVGRARNPIIGDAVARVLDYAGYDVDRHYYVNDAGRQIAVFTWAYETFDESDLPEPERDSPEYEMVRYYRRGNSFLEDGEESEVEAAEQEVQAILQGLEDGDEDTYERVAEVVDTVLGGMQTTLERLPAEFDEFVKETRFMHNGDTDALVDRLQELDCAVYDEDAWQLDLPEFEKNLVFLRSDGTSLYTTRDLAHHEWKFDNYDRAVTVLGEDHHLQADQLAAALDLLGNDTDQLQQVFYSWVNLPEGGMSTREGTGIDLDDLLDEAIARAREEVERRLDDRTRGDLDAEDIERIAHQVGVGAVRYDIVSKQPTKGITFEWERALDFEAQSAPYVQYVHARCCGITEDAGEIPEDPDFDQLGEPEELDLLRVLARFPAVIEEAADDLQPHTVATYTRTVAETFNAFYRECPVLDADEETRAARLALVAGTRHTVANALDAIGVEAPTSM from the coding sequence ATGTTCAGACAGCTCCGCTCCGAGGCCGAAGACGCGCTCCGTTCGGCGTTGACGGCCCTGGACCTCCCGACCGAGGACCTCGGTATCGAGGAGCCCCCGGAGGACGTCGAGGCCGTGCTCGCTTCGAGCGCCGCGTTCCGGCTGGCCGGTGAAATGGGTGCGCCGCCGCCGAAGGTCGCCGCCGACATCGCCGACGCCATCGACGCCGACGACCTCGACTACGTCAGCGCGGTGACCACGCAGGGCCCCTACGTGAACTTCCTGCCCGGTGACGCGTACTTCGCCCAGACGCTGGGGGCGGCCACGGACGGCAACTACGGGCGACTGCCCGACCGCGACACCAGCGTCGTCGTCGAACACACCTCGGCGAACCCGACCGGGCCCGTCCACGTCGGCCGGGCGCGCAATCCGATAATCGGCGACGCCGTCGCTCGCGTGCTCGACTACGCCGGCTACGACGTCGACCGCCACTACTACGTCAACGACGCGGGCCGCCAGATTGCGGTGTTCACCTGGGCCTACGAGACCTTCGACGAGTCCGACCTGCCCGAACCCGAGCGTGACTCCCCGGAGTACGAGATGGTCCGCTACTACCGGAGAGGGAACTCGTTCCTCGAAGACGGCGAGGAGAGCGAGGTCGAAGCGGCCGAACAGGAGGTCCAGGCCATCCTGCAGGGGCTCGAAGACGGCGACGAAGACACCTACGAGCGCGTGGCCGAGGTCGTCGACACCGTACTGGGCGGGATGCAGACCACACTCGAACGCCTCCCCGCCGAGTTCGACGAGTTCGTCAAGGAGACCCGGTTCATGCACAATGGGGACACCGACGCGCTTGTCGACCGGCTCCAAGAACTGGACTGTGCCGTCTACGACGAGGACGCCTGGCAACTCGACCTGCCCGAGTTCGAGAAGAACCTCGTCTTCCTGCGCTCGGACGGCACCTCCCTCTACACGACGCGTGACCTGGCCCACCACGAGTGGAAGTTCGACAACTACGACCGCGCGGTCACCGTGCTGGGCGAGGACCACCATCTCCAGGCCGACCAGCTCGCCGCCGCGCTCGACCTGCTGGGCAACGATACAGACCAGCTCCAGCAGGTCTTTTACTCCTGGGTCAACCTCCCCGAGGGCGGCATGAGCACCCGCGAGGGCACCGGTATCGACCTCGACGACCTGCTGGACGAGGCCATCGCCCGCGCACGAGAGGAAGTCGAGCGCCGACTGGACGACCGCACGCGTGGGGACCTGGACGCCGAGGACATCGAGCGCATCGCCCACCAGGTCGGCGTCGGCGCGGTGCGATACGACATCGTCTCGAAACAGCCCACCAAGGGCATCACCTTCGAGTGGGAGCGCGCACTCGACTTCGAGGCCCAATCGGCCCCATACGTCCAGTACGTCCATGCCCGGTGCTGTGGTATCACGGAAGACGCCGGCGAGATTCCCGAGGACCCGGATTTCGACCAGCTCGGCGAACCGGAAGAACTGGATCTCCTGCGCGTGCTCGCGCGGTTCCCGGCCGTTATCGAGGAGGCCGCCGACGACCTCCAGCCCCACACGGTCGCAACCTACACGCGCACCGTCGCCGAGACGTTCAACGCCTTCTACCGCGAGTGCCCCGTTCTCGATGCGGACGAAGAGACGCGTGCGGCCCGACTCGCACTCGTCGCCGGCACCCGTCACACCGTGGCGAACGCGCTGGACGCTATCGGTGTCGAAGCGCCGACCTCGATGTGA
- a CDS encoding site-2 protease family protein, whose protein sequence is MVGTLTWVLVGLAAYTLAAMALKSRGVLPEYVSVSGPLATLHTQRGKQILTWLARPKRFWRAWGNLGVGAALVVMVGSFLLVAFSAYQAVVNPQPSALNEPRNALAIPGVNDFLPLSVAPEIVFGLLLALVVHEGGHGLFCRVEDIDIKSMGLALLSVIPIGAFVEPDETELLKSNRGAQVRMYAAGVTNNFALSFLALLLLFGPIAGSIAVVDGYHVGGTVEETPAAEAGIESGDVITGINGQAVQRPEDLESALAATNETRVTVNFRDKEPVTVQRSAVVSSAIQSAPLESGDTIVSVNGTNVSTGEQFVDAARENPVAVLRTEDGRTVQIPTGSYALVSADGPLAEAGAPPETGIVITEINGERTVNTVALSDVLDNRSAGESLTVTAYVDGERRTYNVTAGDDGDGGALLGVALERGVSGIEVNDFGLDQYPAGTFLNAIGGDPGTGAESADTGFFRQVYFAFILPVIGQAPGGGIGYNFPGFTGFWADFYTVEGPLSVLGDSTVFLLANVLFWTGWINIVIGQFNLIPTFPLDGGHILRASTESVVSRLPVPGRRSLTTAVTLAVTASMIGGLFVMLFGPRFFA, encoded by the coding sequence ATGGTGGGCACGCTGACGTGGGTCCTGGTCGGACTCGCCGCGTACACGCTGGCGGCGATGGCGCTCAAATCCCGTGGTGTATTACCGGAGTACGTCAGCGTCAGCGGCCCGCTAGCGACGCTTCACACCCAGCGAGGAAAGCAGATACTGACGTGGTTGGCTCGACCGAAACGGTTCTGGCGCGCGTGGGGGAACCTGGGAGTCGGTGCCGCCCTCGTCGTGATGGTCGGCTCGTTCCTCCTGGTCGCCTTCAGCGCGTATCAGGCGGTGGTCAACCCCCAGCCCTCGGCGCTGAACGAGCCACGGAACGCGCTGGCGATTCCGGGCGTCAACGACTTCCTGCCGCTGTCGGTCGCGCCCGAAATCGTCTTCGGCCTGCTGCTGGCGCTGGTCGTCCACGAGGGGGGCCACGGGCTGTTCTGTCGGGTCGAGGACATCGACATCAAGTCGATGGGGCTGGCGCTACTGTCGGTTATCCCCATCGGGGCCTTCGTCGAACCCGACGAGACGGAGCTGTTGAAGTCCAATCGCGGCGCGCAGGTGCGGATGTACGCGGCGGGCGTGACCAACAACTTCGCGCTGTCTTTTCTCGCGCTCCTCCTGCTGTTCGGGCCGATTGCGGGCTCTATCGCCGTCGTCGACGGCTACCACGTCGGCGGGACCGTCGAGGAGACGCCGGCGGCCGAGGCCGGCATCGAATCGGGTGACGTGATAACTGGTATCAACGGTCAGGCTGTCCAGCGTCCGGAGGACCTGGAGTCGGCGCTCGCGGCGACCAACGAGACGCGCGTGACGGTGAACTTCCGAGATAAGGAGCCGGTGACGGTCCAGCGGTCGGCTGTCGTCAGCAGCGCCATCCAGAGTGCACCCCTGGAAAGCGGTGACACCATCGTCAGCGTCAACGGGACGAACGTCTCGACTGGCGAGCAGTTCGTCGACGCCGCGCGAGAAAATCCCGTCGCAGTGCTTCGAACCGAAGACGGTCGCACCGTACAGATTCCGACCGGGAGCTACGCGCTGGTCAGCGCCGACGGACCGCTCGCCGAGGCCGGTGCGCCCCCAGAAACCGGCATCGTCATCACGGAGATAAACGGCGAGCGGACCGTGAACACGGTCGCACTCAGTGACGTGCTTGACAATCGGTCTGCCGGCGAATCACTCACCGTCACCGCCTACGTCGACGGTGAGCGACGCACCTACAACGTCACCGCCGGCGACGACGGCGACGGCGGTGCACTGCTCGGTGTCGCCCTCGAACGGGGGGTCTCGGGTATCGAGGTCAACGACTTCGGCCTCGACCAGTACCCGGCTGGGACGTTCCTGAACGCTATCGGTGGGGACCCGGGAACTGGCGCCGAGTCGGCCGACACCGGCTTCTTCCGCCAGGTTTACTTCGCGTTCATCCTCCCGGTCATCGGTCAGGCCCCGGGCGGTGGCATCGGGTACAACTTCCCCGGCTTCACCGGCTTCTGGGCGGACTTCTACACCGTCGAGGGGCCCCTCTCCGTCCTCGGGGACTCGACCGTCTTCCTGCTCGCGAACGTCCTGTTCTGGACCGGCTGGATAAACATCGTCATCGGCCAGTTCAACCTCATCCCTACCTTCCCGCTCGACGGCGGCCACATCCTCCGGGCCTCGACCGAATCCGTCGTCTCCCGGTTGCCGGTGCCCGGTCGGCGGAGCCTCACGACGGCGGTGACACTGGCCGTGACGGCGTCGATGATAGGCGGCCTGTTCGTGATGCTGTTCGGGCCCCGTTTCTTCGCATAG
- a CDS encoding cupredoxin domain-containing protein, with the protein MPTQTSDPDSEPILDRPVLRRPLLKALGGGVALSLGGGAVVAGQETETTDGIDSYYGYPVPDPEAIPTDLEPDHEVTLHADLPEDLADPERPPYFHYEPSGLAVEPGDVVQFTAVTPDHSVTAYHPEMGFQQRVPDDVAPFSSPVLSAGAAWLYEFDEPGVYDVYCGPHHVLGMVMRLVVGDVEADYVDTFEGREPTDDQPPLFAPFSQAFLEQELNALSDENEECEWPWVTPVEVLSAPALDPENVQEVETVPFEDVLEDLERFDPIETESETETETETEAEG; encoded by the coding sequence ATGCCAACACAGACCAGCGACCCGGACAGTGAACCGATTCTCGACCGTCCCGTACTGCGACGGCCCCTACTGAAAGCGCTCGGCGGCGGTGTGGCGCTCTCGCTCGGTGGTGGTGCCGTCGTCGCCGGACAGGAGACAGAGACCACCGACGGAATCGACAGCTACTACGGCTACCCGGTTCCGGACCCCGAAGCGATTCCGACCGACCTCGAACCCGACCACGAGGTCACGCTCCACGCTGACCTGCCCGAGGACCTGGCCGACCCGGAGCGGCCGCCGTACTTCCACTACGAGCCGAGCGGCCTCGCCGTCGAACCGGGCGACGTCGTCCAGTTCACGGCCGTCACGCCCGACCACTCGGTCACGGCCTACCACCCCGAGATGGGGTTCCAGCAGCGCGTTCCGGACGACGTGGCGCCGTTCTCCTCGCCGGTCCTCAGCGCCGGTGCGGCGTGGCTCTACGAGTTCGACGAGCCCGGAGTCTACGACGTCTACTGTGGCCCACACCACGTGCTGGGGATGGTGATGCGACTCGTCGTCGGCGACGTCGAAGCCGACTACGTCGACACCTTCGAGGGCCGCGAACCGACCGACGACCAGCCGCCGTTGTTTGCCCCGTTCAGCCAGGCCTTCCTCGAACAGGAGCTCAACGCACTGAGCGACGAAAACGAGGAGTGTGAGTGGCCGTGGGTGACGCCGGTCGAGGTCCTCAGCGCGCCCGCGCTCGACCCGGAGAACGTTCAGGAGGTAGAGACCGTCCCGTTCGAGGACGTGCTCGAGGACCTGGAGCGGTTTGACCCCATAGAGACGGAATCGGAGACGGAAACAGAGACTGAAACCGAAGCAGAGGGCTGA
- the lysS gene encoding lysine--tRNA ligase: MAEDPYEVGRGSDRAFWAESVADAIEARNPDEPIVIKGGVSPSGVPHIGHFNEIMRGYYVAEALRDRGHEVRQVFTADDRDRLRAVPRQLADLEWNIVGLGEVNAGALGRNLGKPYTDIPDPFDCDCGSYGAHFTNLLKKSAELVGVDVDFVSNTELYADGEFEAVTRRVLERADRAREVLAQYQNKVDDDYVPFLPQCADCGKLTEGVTEVDLDSGEVHYVCEDVEAGDQTIEGCGHEGVATLREGKLPWRFEWPGQWELLGVDFEPFGKDHAEGSWPSGEDVAENVLDIQPPVPMVYEWFTLEGEPLSSSSGNVVTVDEVLEILEPEVLRYFFVKNPRKQRDFSVENVDRLVDEFDRFEGIYFGDVEPRDEAERELAERAYPMVVDDVREERVRIPYTFAAVLGMTEDPDVREQIARKEGHVPDDAPEWAVEDALARVERAQRWARRTGNEFDYELKRAEMPAVDFAPEIETALDELADYVAEGHDGEAIQSEIYETAKRHDIEMSDFFAAGYRLLFDDTEGPQLGTFMGKLDRDFVVKRLRREA; the protein is encoded by the coding sequence ATGGCCGAGGACCCCTACGAGGTCGGCCGCGGCAGCGACCGGGCGTTCTGGGCCGAGTCGGTCGCCGACGCCATCGAGGCCCGGAACCCCGACGAACCGATCGTCATCAAGGGCGGCGTCTCGCCCTCCGGTGTGCCACACATCGGCCACTTCAACGAGATAATGCGGGGCTACTACGTCGCGGAGGCGCTGCGCGACCGTGGTCACGAGGTCCGCCAGGTGTTCACGGCCGACGACAGGGACCGACTGCGGGCGGTCCCGCGACAGCTCGCCGACCTGGAGTGGAACATCGTGGGGCTGGGCGAGGTAAACGCCGGCGCGCTCGGCCGCAACCTCGGGAAACCCTACACCGACATTCCGGACCCCTTCGACTGCGACTGTGGCTCCTACGGGGCTCACTTCACGAACCTGCTGAAAAAGAGCGCCGAGCTGGTGGGTGTCGACGTCGACTTTGTCTCGAACACCGAGCTCTACGCCGACGGGGAGTTCGAGGCCGTCACCCGGCGAGTGCTGGAGCGGGCCGACCGCGCCCGCGAGGTGCTCGCACAGTACCAGAACAAGGTCGACGACGACTACGTCCCCTTCCTCCCCCAGTGTGCCGACTGTGGGAAACTCACCGAGGGCGTCACGGAGGTCGACCTCGATTCGGGCGAGGTCCACTACGTCTGTGAAGACGTCGAGGCCGGCGACCAGACCATCGAGGGGTGTGGCCACGAGGGTGTCGCCACGCTTCGCGAGGGCAAGCTCCCCTGGCGCTTCGAGTGGCCCGGGCAGTGGGAGCTTCTCGGCGTCGACTTCGAGCCCTTTGGCAAGGACCACGCCGAGGGCTCCTGGCCCTCCGGCGAAGACGTCGCGGAGAACGTGCTGGACATCCAGCCCCCGGTGCCGATGGTGTACGAGTGGTTCACGCTGGAGGGCGAGCCCCTCTCCTCCTCGTCGGGTAACGTCGTCACCGTCGACGAGGTCCTGGAGATTCTCGAACCCGAAGTGCTGCGGTACTTCTTCGTGAAGAACCCCCGCAAGCAGCGGGATTTCTCCGTCGAGAACGTCGACCGGCTCGTCGACGAGTTCGACCGCTTCGAGGGGATATACTTCGGCGACGTCGAGCCCCGCGACGAGGCCGAGCGCGAACTCGCCGAGCGAGCCTACCCCATGGTCGTCGACGACGTGCGCGAGGAGCGTGTGCGCATCCCCTACACCTTCGCCGCCGTGCTCGGGATGACCGAGGACCCCGACGTCCGCGAGCAGATTGCCCGGAAAGAAGGTCACGTCCCCGACGACGCACCCGAGTGGGCCGTCGAGGATGCACTGGCCCGCGTCGAACGCGCCCAGCGCTGGGCCCGCCGGACCGGCAACGAGTTCGACTACGAACTCAAGCGCGCCGAGATGCCCGCCGTCGACTTTGCCCCCGAGATAGAAACGGCCCTTGACGAGCTGGCCGACTACGTCGCCGAGGGACACGACGGCGAGGCGATACAGAGCGAGATATACGAGACCGCGAAACGCCACGATATCGAGATGTCGGACTTCTTCGCCGCGGGCTACCGGCTGCTGTTCGACGACACCGAGGGGCCACAGCTCGGGACCTTCATGGGGAAACTCGACCGGGACTTTGTCGTGAAGCGGCTGCGGCGCGAGGCCTGA
- the pyrH gene encoding UMP kinase: MKVVVNVGGSVLAPDLEPDRVADYAAAIQSLDTAGHTLGAVVGGGPTARDYITTARELGANEIELDQLGIAVTRLNGRLLIAALDDRAAPTPAESYESGREAIRRGDIPVLGGIVAAQTTDAVAAAFAEYIDADLLVYATSVDGVYDTDPNSDGEATRFDELTAGELVDVIADMEMNAGSSAPVDLLAAKVIQRSGIRTIVLDGTDPQRVVDAVTEDDFAGTEILPEA; the protein is encoded by the coding sequence ATGAAAGTCGTCGTCAACGTCGGTGGGAGCGTTCTCGCCCCCGACCTCGAACCGGACCGGGTAGCCGACTACGCGGCCGCCATCCAGTCGCTCGACACGGCGGGTCACACTCTGGGGGCGGTCGTCGGTGGCGGCCCCACGGCCCGCGATTACATCACCACCGCCCGGGAACTGGGCGCAAACGAGATAGAGCTCGACCAGCTGGGTATCGCCGTCACCCGGCTGAACGGTCGCCTGCTCATCGCCGCTCTCGACGACCGCGCCGCGCCGACGCCCGCGGAGAGCTACGAGAGTGGCCGCGAAGCCATCCGTCGCGGGGATATCCCCGTCCTGGGTGGTATCGTCGCCGCACAGACCACCGACGCCGTCGCCGCCGCCTTCGCCGAGTACATCGACGCCGACCTGCTCGTGTACGCGACCTCCGTCGACGGCGTCTACGACACCGACCCCAACAGCGACGGCGAGGCGACCCGGTTCGACGAGCTGACCGCCGGCGAACTGGTCGACGTCATCGCCGACATGGAGATGAACGCCGGCAGTTCGGCGCCGGTGGACCTGCTGGCAGCCAAGGTGATACAGCGCTCGGGGATTCGGACCATCGTGCTGGACGGCACCGACCCCCAGCGCGTCGTCGACGCGGTCACCGAGGACGACTTCGCGGGCACGGAAATCCTCCCGGAGGCATAG
- a CDS encoding DUF7123 family protein has protein sequence MSATTQPSGEEEPSKEQRLKSFLAEKAADGEMYFKSKFIADEVGLSPKEIGALMVKLKDSATEINVEKWSYTSATTWRIEPA, from the coding sequence ATGAGCGCTACTACGCAGCCCTCCGGTGAGGAAGAACCCTCGAAAGAACAGCGACTCAAGTCGTTCCTGGCAGAGAAGGCGGCCGACGGTGAGATGTACTTCAAGAGCAAGTTCATCGCCGACGAAGTCGGACTCTCCCCCAAAGAGATCGGTGCGCTGATGGTCAAACTCAAAGATAGCGCGACGGAGATCAACGTCGAGAAATGGTCGTACACGAGCGCGACCACCTGGCGTATCGAGCCCGCGTAG
- a CDS encoding site-2 protease family protein produces the protein MSGHGDEAPSPDELAGVFHVAAVDRSDGTVRYFGEPLVRPDAVVETLRPQFAQSGYSLSLERQPAPQSPVQPGSEPPVQPVGDGFGTPATEQYALVAEPQASSGIPWLNVVLLLATIASTLFVGASSWYYIPVTEQPLRLLQAWPFVVAMLGVLGIHELGHYAAARYHGVDVTLPYFIPFPSLLGTMGAVINIRGRIPSRRALFDIGVAGPLAGLVATVVVTVVGFTLDPITVPERVRSGGAEYAINFHDPLLMQAIEAFVRTLGVGTTVGPTEAVHPVVFAGWAGMFFTFLNLLPVGQLDGGHIVRAIVGQRQETVAAAVPGGLFALAGFLYLTQDAPPIGYGVWTLWVFWGLLAAGMAYAGPARPTVDDPLDSRRAVLGVLTFGLGLACFTPIPFEIVAA, from the coding sequence ATGAGTGGTCACGGCGACGAGGCGCCGTCCCCCGACGAACTCGCAGGTGTGTTCCACGTGGCAGCCGTCGACCGGAGTGACGGCACCGTCCGGTACTTCGGCGAGCCGCTGGTCCGACCCGACGCCGTCGTCGAGACGCTCCGGCCGCAGTTTGCCCAGTCGGGCTACTCGCTGTCGCTGGAACGACAGCCGGCCCCGCAGTCGCCCGTCCAGCCGGGTTCTGAACCACCCGTTCAGCCGGTCGGCGACGGGTTCGGAACCCCGGCGACCGAGCAGTACGCACTGGTGGCCGAACCCCAGGCCAGCAGCGGGATACCGTGGCTCAACGTCGTCTTGCTGCTCGCGACTATCGCGTCGACGCTGTTTGTCGGCGCGAGTAGCTGGTATTACATCCCGGTCACGGAGCAACCACTGCGCCTGCTCCAGGCCTGGCCCTTCGTCGTCGCGATGCTGGGCGTGCTGGGTATCCACGAGCTGGGCCACTACGCCGCCGCCCGCTACCACGGCGTCGACGTGACGCTGCCCTACTTCATCCCCTTCCCCTCGCTGCTGGGGACGATGGGTGCCGTCATCAACATCCGCGGGCGCATCCCCTCGCGCAGGGCCCTCTTCGACATCGGCGTCGCGGGACCGCTCGCCGGTCTGGTCGCGACAGTCGTCGTCACTGTCGTCGGCTTCACGCTCGACCCGATAACGGTCCCCGAGCGCGTCCGGTCGGGCGGGGCCGAGTACGCCATCAACTTCCACGACCCGCTACTGATGCAGGCAATCGAGGCGTTCGTCAGGACTCTCGGTGTCGGGACCACGGTGGGGCCGACGGAGGCGGTCCATCCCGTCGTCTTCGCCGGCTGGGCGGGGATGTTCTTTACCTTCCTGAACCTCCTGCCGGTCGGGCAGCTAGACGGGGGCCACATCGTCCGCGCCATCGTCGGCCAGCGTCAGGAGACCGTCGCCGCGGCGGTCCCCGGCGGCCTGTTCGCGCTGGCGGGCTTCCTCTATCTCACACAGGACGCCCCGCCCATCGGCTACGGCGTCTGGACGCTGTGGGTCTTCTGGGGGCTACTCGCGGCGGGGATGGCCTACGCCGGTCCCGCACGACCGACCGTCGATGACCCCCTCGACAGCCGGCGGGCGGTGCTGGGCGTCCTGACCTTCGGACTCGGCCTGGCCTGTTTCACCCCGATTCCCTTCGAGATAGTCGCCGCCTGA